Proteins encoded within one genomic window of Canis lupus dingo isolate Sandy chromosome 28, ASM325472v2, whole genome shotgun sequence:
- the PPP1R3C gene encoding protein phosphatase 1 regulatory subunit 3C: MSCTRMIQVLDPRPLTNSVMPVDVAMRLCLAHSPPLKSFLGPYDDLQRRNFVNKLKPLKSCLNIKQEAKSQNEWKQSHDQAKKRVVFADSKGLSLTAIHVFSDLPEEPAWDLQFDLLDLNDISSGLKLHEEKNLILDFPQPSTDYLSFRNHFQKNFVCLENCSLQERTVTGTVKVKNMSFEKKVQIRITFDTWKSYTDVDCNYMKNVYGASDSDTFSFAVDLPSVIPTEEKIEFCISYHANGQVFWDNNEGQNYRIVHVQWKPDGVQTQMASQDCVFHQVPPKTESETSIFGSPRLASGLFPEWQSWGRMENLASYR; this comes from the exons ATGAGCTGCACCAG AATGATCCAGGTTTTAGATCCGCGACCTTTGACAAATTCAGTCATGCCAGTGGATGTGGCCATGAGGCTCTGCTTGGCTCATTCGCCACCTCTGAAGAGTTTCCTGGGCCCTTATGATGATCTCCAACGAAGAAATTTTGTGAACAAGTTAAAGCCCTTGAAATCATGTCTCAATATAAAACAGGAAGCCAAATCACAGAATGAGTGGAAGCAGTCACATGACCAAGCCAAGAAGCGGGTTGTGTTTGCTGACTCCAAGGGGCTCTCTCTCACCGCCATCCACGTCTTCTCGGACCTCCCAGAAGAACCAGCGTGGGATCTCCAGTTTGATCTCTTGGACCTTAACGATATCTCCTCTGGCTTAAAACTCCACGAGGAGAAAAACTTGATTTTAGATTTTCCCCAGCCTTCAACTGATTACTTAAGTTTTCGGAACCACTTTCAGAAGAATTTTGTCTGTCTGGAGAACTGCTCTTTGCAAGAGCGAACAGTGACTGGAACTGTGAAAGTGAAAAACATGAGCTTTGAGAAAAAGGTTCAGATTCGTATCACTTTTGATACCTGGAAGAGTTATACTGATGTTGACTGTAACTACATGAAAAATGTGTATGGTGCCTCAGATAGTGACACCTTCTCATTTGCCGTTGACTTACCCTCTGTCATTCCAACTGAGGAGAAAATTGAGTTCTGCATTTCTTACCATGCTAATGGGCAGGTCTTCTGGGACAACAACGAGGGTCAGAATTACAGAATTGTCCATGTGCAATGGAAACCTGATGGAGTGCAGACACAGATGGCATCTCAGGACTGTGTATtccaccaggtgccccccaagaCTGAGTCAGAGACATCCATCTTTGGCAGTCCAAGGCTGGCCAGTGGGCTCTTCCCagaatggcagagctgggggAGAATGGAGAACTTGGCTTCTTATCGATGA